One region of Streptomyces leeuwenhoekii genomic DNA includes:
- the gabT gene encoding 4-aminobutyrate--2-oxoglutarate transaminase gives MTALPQERRVATAIPGPKSQELQARRTAAVAQGVGSTLPVFVTRAGGGIIEDVDGNRLIDFGSGIAVTSVGASAEAVVRRASAQLADFTHTCFMVTPYEGYVAVAEALAELTPGDHAKKSALFNSGAEAVENAVKIARAYTRRQAVVVFDHGYHGRTNLTMALTAKNMPYKHGFGPFAPEVYRVPVAYAYRWPTGPDNCGPEAAKQAIEQISKQVGAENVAAIIIEPVLGEGGFIEPAKGFLPAIRQFASDNGIVFVADEIQSGFCRTGQWFACEDEGIVPDLITTAKGIAGGLPLAAVTGRAEIMDAAHAGGLGGTYGGNPVACAGALGAIETMKELDLNAKAKRIEEVMKGRLAAMAEKFEIIGDVRGRGAMIAIELVKDRATKEPNPEATAALAKACHAEGLLVLTCGTYGNVLRFLPPLVIGEDLLNEGLDIIEQAFAGV, from the coding sequence ATGACCGCACTTCCGCAGGAGCGCCGCGTCGCCACCGCCATCCCCGGCCCGAAGTCGCAGGAGCTGCAGGCTCGCCGTACCGCCGCGGTCGCGCAGGGCGTGGGCTCCACGCTGCCGGTCTTCGTCACGCGCGCGGGCGGCGGCATCATCGAGGACGTCGACGGCAACCGCCTGATCGACTTCGGCTCCGGCATCGCCGTGACGTCCGTCGGCGCCTCCGCCGAGGCGGTCGTGCGCAGGGCCTCCGCGCAGCTCGCCGACTTCACCCACACCTGTTTCATGGTCACGCCCTACGAGGGTTACGTCGCCGTCGCCGAGGCGCTGGCCGAGCTGACCCCGGGCGACCACGCCAAGAAGTCCGCGCTGTTCAACAGCGGTGCCGAGGCCGTCGAGAACGCGGTGAAGATCGCCCGCGCGTACACCAGGCGCCAGGCGGTCGTCGTCTTCGACCACGGCTACCACGGCCGGACCAACCTGACCATGGCGCTCACCGCGAAGAACATGCCGTACAAGCACGGCTTCGGCCCGTTCGCCCCCGAGGTCTACCGCGTCCCGGTCGCCTACGCCTACCGCTGGCCGACCGGCCCGGACAACTGCGGTCCCGAGGCCGCCAAGCAGGCCATCGAGCAGATCAGCAAGCAGGTCGGCGCCGAGAACGTGGCCGCGATCATCATCGAGCCGGTGCTCGGCGAGGGCGGCTTCATCGAGCCGGCCAAGGGCTTCCTGCCCGCGATCCGCCAGTTCGCCTCGGACAACGGCATCGTCTTCGTCGCGGACGAGATCCAGTCCGGCTTCTGCCGCACCGGCCAGTGGTTCGCCTGCGAGGACGAGGGCATCGTCCCGGACCTGATCACCACGGCCAAGGGCATCGCGGGCGGTCTGCCGCTCGCCGCCGTCACCGGCCGCGCCGAGATCATGGACGCCGCCCACGCCGGCGGCCTCGGCGGCACCTACGGCGGCAACCCGGTCGCCTGCGCGGGTGCGCTGGGCGCCATCGAGACCATGAAGGAGCTCGACCTCAACGCCAAGGCGAAGCGGATCGAGGAGGTCATGAAGGGCCGCCTGGCCGCCATGGCCGAGAAGTTCGAGATCATCGGCGACGTCCGCGGCCGGGGTGCCATGATCGCCATCGAGCTGGTCAAGGACCGCGCCACCAAGGAGCCGAACCCGGAGGCGACCGCCGCGCTGGCCAAGGCGTGCCACGCCGAGGGCCTGCTGGTGCTGACCTGCGGCACCTACGGCAACGTGCTGCGCTTCCTGCCGCCGCTGGTCATCGGCGAGGATCTGCTGAACGAGGGTCTCGACATCATCGAGCAGGCGTTCGCGGGCGTCTGA
- a CDS encoding aldehyde dehydrogenase family protein, which produces MTSTHAFWLAGRQATGEDTFDVTSPWDGRTVGKVAVPTDAQVEEAVAAAYAVRDEFAATPAHVRAAALDHVSRRLAERTEEIARLISAENGKPIKWARGEVGRAVSVFRFAAEEARRYNGGDGQRLDTDAGGQGRLALTRRFPKGVVLGIAPFNFPLNLCAHKVAPAIAVGAPIILKPAPATPLSGLILGELLAETELPAGSWSILTVPNDRMPALVQDERLPVISFTGSDKVGYAIMDSVPRKHCTLELGGNGAAVVLGDWASDEDLDWAATRIATFSNYQGGQSCISVQRVIADASVYDRLLPRIVAAVEAQVTGDPNDDKTDVGPLVSEDAAKRVESWVTEAVEAGASLLTGGERDGATYAPTVLADVPADVTIACEEVFGPVLTVQKVNGETEAFDAVNSSKFGLQAGIFTHDLQTAFRAHRALEVGGVVIGDVPSYRADQMPYGGVKQSGVGREGVRFAMDDYTYERVLVLTGLAL; this is translated from the coding sequence ATGACTTCCACCCACGCCTTCTGGCTCGCCGGCCGCCAGGCCACCGGCGAGGACACCTTCGACGTCACCTCCCCGTGGGACGGCCGTACGGTCGGCAAGGTCGCCGTGCCGACCGACGCGCAGGTGGAGGAGGCCGTGGCCGCCGCGTACGCGGTACGGGACGAGTTCGCCGCCACCCCCGCCCACGTGCGCGCCGCCGCGCTGGACCACGTCAGCCGGCGTCTGGCCGAGCGCACCGAGGAGATCGCCCGGCTAATCTCCGCCGAGAACGGCAAGCCGATCAAGTGGGCGCGCGGCGAGGTCGGCCGCGCGGTGTCCGTCTTCCGCTTCGCGGCCGAGGAGGCCCGCCGCTACAACGGCGGCGACGGGCAGCGCCTGGACACCGACGCCGGCGGTCAGGGCCGTCTCGCCCTGACCCGCCGCTTCCCCAAGGGCGTCGTCCTCGGCATCGCGCCGTTCAACTTCCCGCTGAACCTGTGCGCCCACAAGGTCGCCCCCGCGATCGCCGTCGGTGCGCCGATCATCCTCAAGCCGGCGCCGGCCACCCCGCTGTCCGGGCTGATCCTCGGTGAGCTGCTCGCCGAGACCGAGCTGCCCGCCGGGTCGTGGAGCATCCTCACCGTCCCGAACGACCGCATGCCCGCGCTGGTCCAGGACGAGCGCCTGCCGGTCATCTCCTTCACCGGTTCCGACAAGGTCGGTTACGCGATCATGGACTCGGTGCCGCGCAAGCACTGCACGCTGGAGCTGGGCGGCAACGGCGCGGCCGTCGTGCTGGGCGACTGGGCGAGCGACGAGGACCTGGACTGGGCCGCGACCCGCATCGCGACGTTCTCCAACTACCAGGGCGGCCAGTCCTGCATCTCCGTGCAGCGCGTGATCGCCGACGCCTCCGTCTACGACCGTCTGCTGCCGCGCATCGTCGCCGCCGTCGAGGCCCAGGTCACCGGTGACCCGAACGACGACAAGACCGACGTCGGCCCGCTGGTCAGCGAGGACGCCGCCAAGCGCGTCGAGTCCTGGGTCACGGAGGCCGTCGAGGCCGGTGCCTCGCTGCTCACCGGCGGCGAGCGCGACGGCGCCACCTACGCGCCGACCGTCCTCGCCGACGTCCCGGCGGACGTCACCATCGCCTGTGAGGAGGTCTTCGGACCGGTCCTGACGGTGCAGAAGGTGAACGGCGAGACCGAGGCGTTCGACGCGGTCAACTCCTCCAAGTTCGGTCTCCAGGCGGGCATCTTCACGCACGACCTGCAGACCGCCTTCCGCGCCCACCGCGCCCTGGAGGTCGGTGGCGTGGTCATCGGCGACGTGCCGTCCTACCGCGCCGACCAGATGCCGTACGGCGGCGTCAAGCAGTCCGGCGTGGGCCGCGAGGGCGTCCGGTTCGCGATGGACGACTACACCTACGAGCGGGTCCTGGTCCTCACCGGCCTGGCGCTCTGA
- a CDS encoding NAD(P)/FAD-dependent oxidoreductase — protein MAARAMSRTDRFTTSLSDAQPVPYWLDDPGRPRPEPALTGAETCDLLVVGGGYSGLWTALIAKERDPGRDVMVLEGREAGWAASGRNGGFCAASLTHGLSNGLTRWPDEIHRLQELGARNLDAIERAVARHHLDCDFERTGEIDVATEPYQARELKEFHEELIRRGLADGIEYLDAEAVREQVNSPTFRAGLYDRRGVAMLHPAKLAWGLKRACLRLGVRVHEHTPALTLRPHGAGMSVRTPYGQVRARQVALGTNVFPSLVRRVRAFTVPVYDYALMTEPLTADRLAAVGWRNRQGLGDSANQFHYFRLTADHRILWGGYDAVYPYGGRVRAEYDDRPETYARLARHFFTCFPQLEGVRFTHAWGGAIDTCSRFSAFFGTAHQGRVAYAAGYTGLGVGATRFGAEVMLDLLAGERTERTELEMVRTKPLPFPPEPFAWTGIALTKWSLARADAHGGRRNLWLRTLDRLGLGFDS, from the coding sequence ATGGCCGCGAGAGCCATGAGCCGTACCGACCGTTTCACGACATCCCTCTCCGACGCCCAGCCGGTCCCGTACTGGCTGGACGACCCCGGCCGCCCCCGCCCCGAGCCCGCCCTCACCGGTGCCGAGACCTGCGACCTGCTCGTCGTCGGCGGCGGTTACAGCGGTCTGTGGACCGCGCTGATCGCCAAGGAGCGCGACCCGGGCCGGGACGTGATGGTGCTGGAGGGCCGTGAGGCCGGCTGGGCCGCCTCGGGCCGCAACGGCGGCTTCTGCGCCGCCTCCCTCACCCACGGCCTGTCCAACGGCCTGACCCGCTGGCCGGACGAGATCCACCGGCTCCAGGAGCTGGGCGCCCGCAATCTCGACGCCATCGAGCGCGCGGTCGCCCGCCACCACCTCGACTGCGACTTCGAGCGCACCGGCGAGATCGACGTGGCCACCGAGCCCTACCAGGCCCGGGAGCTGAAGGAGTTCCACGAGGAGCTCATCCGCCGGGGACTGGCCGACGGGATCGAGTACCTGGACGCCGAAGCGGTGCGCGAACAGGTGAACTCCCCGACCTTCCGGGCGGGCCTGTACGACCGCCGGGGCGTGGCCATGCTGCACCCCGCCAAGCTGGCCTGGGGCCTGAAGCGGGCCTGCCTCCGCCTCGGCGTCCGTGTCCACGAACACACCCCGGCCCTGACGCTGCGGCCGCACGGCGCCGGCATGTCCGTCCGCACCCCCTACGGCCAGGTCCGCGCCCGCCAGGTCGCGCTCGGCACCAACGTCTTCCCCAGTCTGGTCAGGCGGGTCCGCGCCTTCACCGTCCCGGTCTACGACTACGCCCTGATGACCGAGCCGCTCACCGCCGACCGGCTCGCCGCGGTCGGCTGGCGCAACCGGCAGGGTCTCGGCGACTCGGCCAACCAGTTCCACTACTTCCGGCTGACCGCCGACCACCGCATCCTGTGGGGCGGCTACGACGCCGTCTACCCCTACGGGGGCCGGGTGCGCGCCGAGTACGACGACCGCCCGGAGACCTACGCCAGGCTCGCCCGGCACTTCTTCACCTGCTTCCCGCAGCTGGAGGGCGTCCGCTTCACCCACGCCTGGGGCGGCGCCATCGACACCTGCTCCCGCTTCTCGGCGTTCTTCGGCACCGCCCACCAGGGGCGCGTGGCCTACGCGGCCGGATACACGGGCCTGGGGGTGGGCGCCACCCGGTTCGGCGCCGAGGTGATGCTCGACCTGCTGGCGGGGGAGCGCACCGAACGCACCGAGCTGGAGATGGTCCGCACCAAGCCGCTGCCGTTCCCGCCGGAGCCCTTCGCGTGGACCGGCATCGCGCTGACCAAGTGGTCGCTGGCCCGCGCCGACGCCCACGGCGGCCGGCGCAACCTGTGGCTGCGGACGCTGGACCGGCTGGGGCTCGGCTTCGACAGCTAG
- a CDS encoding phosphatase PAP2 family protein, producing MRDTPRPRETAGDTRPGPPQLRSGRALAHTTGVSNSGSPHRSDGRPPQTPRGVRRSGPVGRPGTTPPVPRRPTAPFLLLLSLGLPGLLFALITWQVVADGPLVRADERLSAALARPDRVSELLSDLGNVQVALPVLAAALACAAWHGRSSGADRWWLPPAAGALAMAMVPLLVAPLKAWTARPGTPVVPPAVGYFPSGHTATAVVAYGGAVLLLLPWLGPALARRALLTAGAVLVLGVSFGLVRRGYHWPLDVVASWCLGAVLLVCLRWAVHAGGRRRLRRAPSSREPSR from the coding sequence ATGAGAGATACACCCCGCCCGCGGGAGACCGCGGGCGACACCAGGCCGGGGCCTCCCCAGCTTCGATCTGGTCGTGCCCTCGCGCACACAACCGGAGTCTCCAACTCTGGATCTCCTCACCGATCGGACGGTCGCCCGCCCCAGACCCCCCGGGGCGTGCGGCGTTCCGGTCCGGTCGGCCGCCCCGGAACAACCCCCCCTGTTCCGAGGCGGCCGACCGCTCCCTTTCTCCTTCTCCTCTCGCTCGGACTGCCCGGGCTCCTGTTCGCGCTGATCACCTGGCAGGTCGTCGCCGACGGGCCGCTGGTACGCGCCGACGAGCGCCTCAGCGCCGCGCTGGCCCGTCCGGACCGGGTCTCCGAGCTGCTCTCCGACCTCGGCAACGTCCAGGTGGCGCTGCCCGTCCTCGCCGCCGCGCTGGCCTGTGCCGCGTGGCACGGCCGCTCCTCGGGCGCTGACCGCTGGTGGCTGCCGCCCGCCGCCGGTGCCCTGGCCATGGCGATGGTGCCGCTGCTGGTCGCCCCCCTGAAGGCGTGGACCGCCCGCCCCGGCACCCCCGTCGTGCCGCCGGCCGTCGGCTACTTCCCGTCCGGACACACCGCCACCGCCGTCGTCGCCTACGGCGGGGCCGTCCTGCTCCTGCTGCCGTGGCTGGGTCCCGCCCTCGCGCGCCGTGCGCTGCTCACCGCCGGTGCCGTCCTCGTCCTCGGGGTCTCGTTCGGGCTGGTGCGCCGGGGCTACCACTGGCCGCTGGACGTGGTGGCCAGTTGGTGCCTGGGCGCGGTGCTGCTCGTCTGCCTGCGGTGGGCCGTCCACGCCGGCGGCCGGCGCCGGCTGCGGCGGGCACCCTCCTCACGGGAGCCCTCGCGGTAG
- a CDS encoding PucR family transcriptional regulator — protein MPPTLASLVHHSALKLTVRAGEDRLDVPVRWAHVSELADPVPYMEGGELLLITALKLDAEDPEAMRRYVRRLVGAGVVGLGFAVGVNYEEIPAALVEAAEEEGLPLLEVPRRTPFLAISKAVSAAIAADQYRAVTAGFAAQRELTRQALTDGPEGLLGALAAQVDGWAALYDASGSVVATAPEWAVRRAARLTADVQRLRERPAPASSVVGGPGNEDRVELHSLGTGRRPRAALAVGTAAALGTAERYAVHSAIALLTLTTERSRSLHAAEQRIGAAVLRMLLAGEPDHARTVAGDLYGGLLDAPFRMIVAESAPGGAARAHAASPSAKPADGGGDPLGVLAETVESAAARAGEAVLVVPEGERLVVLAADGGAAVTACTEYAAALEARRTAGAPEPAAGGEDGELVVGLSAPSGPIGASAAYRQAEQALSVARRRGRVCVEHEQLAAGSVLPLLADDAVRAFAEGLLRALREHDATGRGDLVASLRAWLSRHGQWDAAAADLGVHRHTLRYRMRRVEEILGRSLDDPDVRMELWLALKATSPEQQ, from the coding sequence ATGCCCCCCACCCTCGCCTCGCTCGTCCACCACTCCGCGCTCAAGCTGACCGTGCGCGCGGGCGAGGACCGCCTCGACGTGCCCGTGCGCTGGGCGCACGTCAGCGAGCTCGCCGACCCGGTGCCCTACATGGAGGGCGGGGAGCTGCTGCTGATCACCGCGCTCAAGCTGGACGCGGAGGACCCGGAGGCGATGCGCCGGTACGTGCGGCGGCTGGTCGGGGCCGGGGTCGTCGGGCTCGGGTTCGCCGTCGGCGTCAACTACGAGGAGATCCCCGCCGCCCTCGTCGAGGCGGCCGAGGAGGAAGGGCTGCCGCTGCTGGAGGTGCCGCGCCGCACCCCCTTCCTCGCCATCAGCAAGGCGGTCTCCGCCGCGATCGCCGCCGACCAGTACCGGGCGGTCACGGCGGGTTTCGCGGCGCAGCGCGAGCTGACCCGGCAGGCGCTGACGGACGGGCCGGAGGGGCTGCTCGGCGCGCTCGCCGCGCAGGTCGACGGCTGGGCGGCGCTGTACGACGCCTCCGGTTCGGTCGTCGCCACGGCACCGGAGTGGGCCGTCCGCCGGGCGGCCCGCCTCACGGCGGACGTGCAGCGGCTGCGGGAGCGGCCCGCGCCCGCCTCCTCCGTGGTGGGCGGCCCCGGCAACGAGGACCGCGTCGAGCTGCACTCCCTCGGCACCGGGCGCAGGCCCCGCGCCGCGCTCGCCGTCGGCACCGCCGCCGCCCTCGGCACCGCCGAGCGGTACGCCGTCCACTCCGCGATCGCCCTGCTGACGCTCACCACGGAACGCTCGCGGTCGCTGCACGCGGCCGAGCAGCGCATCGGCGCCGCCGTCCTGCGCATGCTGCTCGCCGGGGAGCCCGACCACGCGCGCACGGTCGCCGGGGACCTGTACGGCGGTCTGCTGGACGCCCCCTTCCGCATGATCGTCGCGGAGTCGGCGCCGGGCGGGGCCGCCCGGGCGCACGCCGCCTCGCCGTCGGCGAAGCCCGCCGACGGCGGCGGCGACCCGCTCGGCGTCCTCGCCGAGACCGTGGAGTCGGCGGCGGCCCGTGCGGGCGAGGCGGTGCTGGTGGTGCCGGAGGGTGAGCGGCTGGTGGTGCTGGCCGCCGACGGCGGAGCGGCGGTCACCGCCTGCACGGAGTACGCGGCGGCGCTGGAGGCCAGGCGGACGGCCGGTGCGCCGGAGCCCGCGGCGGGCGGCGAGGACGGCGAGCTGGTCGTCGGGCTGTCGGCGCCGTCCGGCCCCATCGGCGCGTCCGCCGCCTACCGGCAGGCCGAACAGGCGCTCTCGGTGGCCCGGCGGCGGGGCCGGGTCTGCGTGGAGCACGAGCAGCTCGCGGCCGGCTCGGTGCTGCCGCTGCTCGCCGACGACGCGGTGCGCGCCTTCGCCGAGGGGCTGCTGCGCGCCCTGCGCGAGCACGACGCGACCGGGCGCGGCGATCTGGTCGCCTCCCTGCGCGCCTGGCTGTCCCGGCACGGCCAGTGGGACGCGGCGGCCGCCGACCTCGGAGTCCACCGGCACACGCTGCGGTACCGGATGCGGCGGGTGGAGGAGATCCTCGGCCGGTCGCTGGACGACCCGGACGTGCGCATGGAGCTGTGGCTGGCGCTGAAGGCGACCTCCCCCGAACAGCAGTGA
- a CDS encoding glycoside hydrolase family 3 C-terminal domain-containing protein, protein MSTSTPSTPPFRDPLLPFGKRIDDLMARLTLEEKIGFLHQFTPAVERLGIAAFRTGQEALHGVAWMGPATVFPQAVGLGATWNEELVRRVGDAVSKEVRAMRALDDRVGLNVWSPTVNLLRHPLWGRNEEGYSEDPKLTSAIATAYTRGLRGDHPVYWRTAPVLKHWLAHNNETDRDTSSSSVPPRVLHEYDLRAFRETVEAGAVAGVMPAYNLVNGRPNHLSPYLGEHLRRWTDEELLVCSDAGAPSNLVDSEHYFDTHEEATAAALRAGVDSFTDHGTDSSKITARVRGALDRGLLTEADIDTAVRRQLSVRFRLGEFDGAGAYDEAGAFDTPEHRALAREAAEQAIVLLKNDGLLPLAPDTRIAVVGLLADECKLDWYSGTLLHRSTPLDGLYERFGAERVVFAEGVDRIRLRTSAGAFLHVPAADDAPGTAPGAEAALDPALLTGRTDLPPLTTDAEGTELALVDWGEGVLTLRAPDGRYLSVADDGFLRASADQPGGWVVQETFRLEPHGDGHLLRHLGTGRHVCVTADGVKVAETEPEVFRLVVAERGEEAVARAAAEADVVVVVAGNDPHINGRETEDRPTLRLPAHQERLLRAARAANPRTVLALVSSYPYAVDPAALPAVLWTAHGGQAAGTALARVLAGDVSPAGRLPQTWYADDADLPDLLDYDVIGGRQTYLYFEGTPLFPFGHGLSYASFTYTDLRGRVEQGAVRVSFTVTNTGDVTADEVAQLYTRAADPSQPRPRRELVAHRRVTLAPGESADLSFAVPLSSFAFWDVAHGRWRREPGPYELLAGASSEDIRLRETVTLDGEAAAPRPVAERGLEAVRFDEHGGIAITDRTKVSGDAVTPAADGGAGELLYRACDFGTGVTRMTVEVAGEGTVEASLDGGPALAVLSASPGTPEAGPYDYTVLGTGFTAEGVHDLRLTLRGRVRLARVGFSA, encoded by the coding sequence GTGTCCACATCCACGCCGTCCACGCCTCCCTTCCGGGACCCGCTGCTGCCGTTCGGCAAGCGCATCGACGACCTGATGGCGCGGCTGACGCTCGAGGAGAAGATCGGGTTCCTGCACCAGTTCACGCCCGCCGTCGAGCGGCTCGGCATCGCCGCCTTCCGCACCGGCCAGGAGGCCCTGCACGGCGTGGCCTGGATGGGCCCGGCCACGGTGTTCCCGCAGGCGGTCGGCCTCGGCGCCACCTGGAACGAGGAGCTGGTACGGCGGGTCGGCGACGCGGTGTCCAAGGAGGTCCGCGCGATGCGCGCCCTGGACGACCGCGTGGGCCTCAACGTCTGGTCGCCCACCGTCAACCTGCTGCGCCACCCCCTGTGGGGCCGCAACGAGGAGGGCTACTCCGAGGACCCGAAGCTCACCTCCGCGATCGCCACCGCCTACACCCGCGGCCTGCGCGGCGACCACCCGGTGTACTGGCGCACCGCGCCGGTGCTGAAGCACTGGCTCGCCCACAACAACGAGACCGACCGGGACACCTCCTCGTCCTCCGTCCCCCCGCGCGTGCTGCACGAGTACGACCTGCGCGCCTTCCGCGAGACGGTCGAGGCCGGCGCGGTGGCCGGCGTCATGCCCGCCTACAACCTGGTCAACGGCCGGCCGAACCACCTCTCGCCGTACCTGGGCGAGCATCTGCGCCGGTGGACCGACGAGGAGCTGCTGGTCTGCTCGGACGCCGGGGCGCCGTCCAACCTGGTCGACTCCGAGCACTACTTCGACACCCACGAGGAGGCCACCGCCGCCGCGCTGCGGGCCGGCGTCGACAGCTTCACCGACCACGGCACGGACTCCTCGAAGATCACCGCGCGTGTCCGCGGGGCCCTCGACCGGGGGCTGCTGACCGAGGCGGACATCGACACGGCGGTGCGCCGCCAGTTGTCGGTCCGCTTCCGCCTCGGCGAGTTCGACGGGGCCGGCGCGTACGACGAGGCGGGCGCCTTCGACACCCCGGAGCACCGCGCGCTCGCGCGGGAGGCCGCCGAGCAGGCGATCGTCCTGCTCAAGAACGACGGCCTGCTGCCGCTGGCCCCGGACACCCGGATCGCCGTCGTCGGCCTGCTCGCCGACGAGTGCAAGCTCGACTGGTACAGCGGCACCCTCCTGCACCGCTCCACTCCCCTGGACGGCCTGTACGAGCGGTTCGGCGCCGAGCGGGTCGTCTTCGCGGAGGGCGTGGACCGGATCCGCCTGAGGACCTCCGCCGGGGCCTTCCTGCACGTGCCGGCGGCGGACGACGCCCCCGGCACCGCGCCCGGCGCCGAGGCCGCGCTGGACCCGGCGCTGCTCACCGGACGCACCGACCTGCCCCCGCTCACCACCGACGCCGAGGGCACCGAACTCGCCCTCGTCGACTGGGGCGAGGGCGTCCTGACCCTGCGCGCCCCCGACGGGCGCTACCTGTCGGTGGCCGACGACGGCTTTCTGCGCGCCTCGGCCGACCAGCCCGGCGGCTGGGTCGTGCAGGAGACGTTCCGTCTGGAGCCCCACGGGGACGGTCACCTCCTCAGGCATCTCGGGACGGGCCGGCATGTCTGTGTGACCGCCGACGGCGTGAAGGTTGCCGAGACGGAGCCGGAGGTGTTCCGGTTGGTCGTCGCCGAGCGCGGTGAGGAGGCGGTGGCCCGGGCGGCGGCGGAGGCGGACGTCGTCGTGGTGGTGGCCGGCAACGACCCGCACATCAACGGCCGGGAGACCGAGGACCGCCCCACGCTGCGCCTGCCCGCCCACCAGGAGCGCCTGCTGCGCGCCGCGCGCGCCGCCAACCCGCGCACGGTGCTGGCGCTGGTGTCGTCCTACCCCTACGCCGTCGACCCGGCCGCGCTGCCGGCGGTGCTGTGGACGGCCCACGGCGGCCAGGCCGCGGGCACCGCCCTGGCGCGCGTGCTGGCCGGTGACGTCTCCCCCGCCGGACGCCTGCCGCAGACCTGGTACGCCGACGACGCCGACCTGCCGGACCTGCTCGACTACGACGTGATCGGCGGGCGGCAGACGTACCTGTACTTCGAGGGCACGCCCCTGTTCCCGTTCGGGCACGGTCTGTCGTACGCGTCGTTCACCTACACGGACCTGCGCGGACGCGTCGAGCAGGGGGCGGTTCGGGTCTCCTTCACCGTCACCAACACCGGCGACGTCACCGCCGACGAGGTCGCCCAGCTCTACACGCGGGCCGCGGACCCGTCGCAGCCGCGTCCGCGCCGCGAGCTGGTGGCGCACCGCCGGGTCACCCTCGCGCCCGGCGAGTCCGCGGACCTGTCCTTCGCCGTCCCCCTGTCGTCCTTCGCCTTCTGGGACGTGGCGCACGGCCGGTGGCGCCGGGAGCCCGGCCCCTACGAGCTGCTGGCCGGGGCCTCCAGCGAGGACATCCGGCTGCGGGAGACCGTCACGCTCGACGGGGAGGCCGCCGCGCCGCGCCCCGTCGCGGAACGCGGCCTGGAGGCGGTCCGCTTCGACGAGCACGGCGGCATCGCGATCACGGACCGCACGAAGGTGTCGGGCGACGCGGTGACCCCGGCCGCCGACGGCGGGGCGGGCGAACTGCTCTACCGGGCTTGCGACTTCGGCACCGGTGTGACCCGGATGACCGTCGAGGTGGCGGGCGAGGGCACGGTGGAGGCGTCCCTCGACGGCGGCCCGGCCCTCGCCGTGCTGTCCGCGTCCCCCGGCACACCGGAGGCGGGACCGTACGACTACACCGTCCTCGGCACCGGGTTCACCGCCGAGGGGGTGCACGACCTGCGGCTGACCCTGCGCGGCCGGGTACGGCTGGCGCGCGTCGGCTTCTCCGCCTGA
- a CDS encoding ABC transporter permease — MALLTWLKRNLVVLAGLLTLVYLLLPNVIVTVFSFNQPKGRFNYEWQRFSADAWKDPCGVADLCGSLSLSLQIAFWATLGATALGTMIAFALVRYRFRARGAISSLLFLPMAMPEVVMAASLLTLFLNMGAQLGFWTILIAHIMFCLSFVVTAVKARVMSMDPRLEQAAQDLYAGPLQTFLRVTLPIAAPGIAAGALLAFALSFDDFIITNFTAGSTVTFPMFVWGSAQRGTPVQINVIGTAMFVVAVLFVLVSMALSNRRTRRKT; from the coding sequence ATGGCCCTTCTCACCTGGCTCAAGCGCAATCTGGTCGTCCTCGCCGGACTGCTGACGCTCGTCTACCTCCTCCTGCCCAACGTCATCGTCACGGTGTTCTCCTTCAACCAGCCGAAGGGCCGTTTCAATTACGAATGGCAGCGGTTCTCCGCGGACGCCTGGAAGGACCCGTGCGGTGTCGCCGACCTGTGCGGCTCGCTGTCCCTCAGTCTTCAGATCGCCTTCTGGGCGACGCTGGGCGCCACCGCCCTGGGCACGATGATCGCCTTCGCGCTGGTCCGCTACCGGTTCCGCGCGCGGGGCGCGATCAGCTCGCTGCTCTTCCTGCCGATGGCGATGCCCGAGGTGGTGATGGCGGCCTCGCTGCTCACCCTGTTCCTCAACATGGGCGCCCAACTGGGGTTCTGGACCATCCTGATCGCCCACATCATGTTCTGCCTGAGCTTCGTCGTCACCGCCGTCAAGGCGCGCGTGATGTCGATGGACCCGCGGCTGGAACAGGCGGCACAGGACCTGTACGCCGGCCCGTTGCAGACCTTTCTCAGGGTCACCCTGCCGATCGCCGCCCCCGGTATCGCGGCGGGCGCGCTGCTGGCGTTCGCGCTCTCCTTCGACGATTTCATCATCACCAATTTCACCGCGGGTTCGACCGTCACCTTCCCCATGTTCGTGTGGGGCTCGGCGCAGCGCGGCACGCCCGTGCAGATCAATGTCATCGGTACGGCCATGTTCGTCGTCGCCGTACTGTTCGTCCTCGTCTCGATGGCCCTCAGCAATCGCCGTACCCGGCGCAAGACGTGA